Proteins from one Sabethes cyaneus chromosome 2, idSabCyanKW18_F2, whole genome shotgun sequence genomic window:
- the LOC128738478 gene encoding beta-glucuronidase isoform X3 — protein sequence MGIYRKDRSPTALTFLIMGTIGYMVNTVFGAMFTNGNETSTTGLLYPVESETREVKKLDGMWNFLRADIGDPGKGIREKWFNDDLSKIRPTIAMPVPSSYNDVTEDAALRDHVGTVWYDRRFFVPKSWGSQRVFVRFGSVHYEAIVWINGLQVARHEFGHLPFEADVSSVLHYGTENRITVLCDNVLLQTTVPQGKIVSQPADGGSEVVQTYTFDFFNYAGIHRSVALYTVPRVFIREVVVNTDLTGNEGQIYYTVDSSVNATNDLQATVKVIDKNGTVVGVDTATGASLKGVITVKNVKPWWPFLMHEEPGYMYTMEVTLEGKSNEASEPVGEIYDVYRLKVGVRVLEWNNTSFLINGQPIYFRGFGRHEDSDIRGKGLDYALLTKDFNLLKWVGANAYRTSHYPYSEESMQFADEHGIMIIDECPSVDTESYSQILLEKHKSSVEQLIHRDRNHPSVVMWSIANEPRTNQMAADAYFEAVAKYTRELDPSRPVTAAIAVGVDDDKAAKHLDIVSFNRYNGWYQNAGKLNMITSRVMDEARAWNSKHKKPVLMSEYGADTMEGLHLLPAYIWSEDYQSQVFSRHFRAFDRLRQEKFFIGEFVWNFADFKTAQTYTRVGGNKKGIFTRNRQPKAAAYLLRQRYHALAKEHNNTVALPEDLFLYTATDNGQTTATKSEL from the exons CATTAACGTTTCTGATTATGGGAACCATCGGCTACATGGTTAACACAGTATTCGGAGCAATGTTCACCAATGGCAACGAAACCTCGACGACGGGTTTGTTGTACCCCGT TGAATCAGAAACAAGAGAGGTAAAAAAACTGGACGGAATGTGGAATTTTCTTCGTGCCGATATTGGCGACCCTGGGAAGGGAATCCGAGAAAAGTGGTTCAACGATGATCTGAGTAAGATTCGACCGACCATAGCGATGCCGGTGCCGAGCAGCTACAACGACGTAACGGAAGATGCCGCCCTGCGGGATCACGTCGGTACGGTGTGGTACGATCGGCGATTCTTCGTCCCGAAGTCCTGGGGCAGCCAGCGAGTGTTCGTGCGCTTCGGGTCGGTACACTACGAAGCCATTGTG TGGATCAACGGTCTGCAGGTTGCCAGGCATGAGTTCGGTCATTTACCATTCGAAGCTGACGTCAGCAGTGTGCTCCATTACGGGACGGAAAACCGCATAACGGTACTGTGTGATAATGTTTTGCTACAAACTACGGTTCCACAGGGTAAAATAGTGAGCCAACCGGCAGATGGAGGTTCTGAAGTAGTGCAAACATATACATTCGACTTCTTCAACTACGCCGGCATTCATCGGTCCGTAGCACTGTACACGGTGCCACGGGTGTTCATCCGTGAAGTTGTGGTTAACACTGATCTAACGGGCAACGAGGGTCAAATCTACTATACGGTGGATAGCAGTGTAAACGCGACCAACGACCTTCAGGCCACGGTAAAAGTAATTGATAAGAATGGAACGGTAGTAGGAGTAGATACTGCCACCGGTGCGAGCCTGAAGGGTGTGATTACGGTAAAGAACGTTAAACCCTGGTGGCCCTTTTTGATGCACGAGGAACCAGGCTACATGTACACAATGGAGGTGACGCTAGAGGGCAAGTCTAATGAGGCTTCCGAGCCGGTGGGTGAAATTTATGACGTCTATCGGTTAAAGGTTGGTGTGAGAGTGCTGGAGTGGAATAATACCTCATTTCTGATTAATGGACAGCCGATTTATTTCCGTGGATTCGGTCGGCATGAGGATTCCGAT ATTCGGGGTAAAGGTCTAGATTACGCCCTACTGACGAAAGATTTTAATCTGCTTAAGTGGGTCGGTGCTAACGCATACCGGACATCCCACTATCCATACTCGGAGGAGAGCATGCAGTTTGCAGACGAGCATGGAATTATGATTATCGATGAGTGTCCCAGCGTAGACACGGA GAGCTATTCTCAGATCCTTCTGGAGAAGCACAAATCCAGCGTGGAACAATTGATCCATCGAGATCGCAATCATCCCAGTGTCGTGATGTGGTCCATCGCGAATGAACCTCGTACAAACCAGATGGCAGCGGACGCATATTTTGAGGCTGTGGCAAAATACACCCGGGAATTGGATCCCTCTCGACCAGTGACAGCTGCAATTGCTGTTGGAGTTGATGATGATAAGGCG GCCAAGCATTTGGACATCGTGAGCTTTAACAGGTACAATGGATGGTATCAAAATGCTGGCAAACTGAACATGATTACTAGTCGAGTGATGGATGAGGCGCGTGCATGGAATTCCAAGCACAAAAAACCAGTGCTGATGTCCGAGTACGGAGCGGACACCATGGAAGGTCTTCATCTG CTACCTGCTTACATCTGGTCCGAGGACTACCAATCACAGGTATTTAGCCGTCACTTCCGTGCCTTCGATCGGCTTCGGCAGGAAAAATTCTTCATCGGGGAATTTGTGTGGAACTTTGCCGATTTTAAAACTGCTCAAA CGTACACGCGGGTGGGTGGTAACAAGAAGGGAATCTTTACGCGCAACCGACAACCGAAGGCTGCCGCCTATTTGTTGCGCCAGCGATACCATGCGCTGGCCAAAGAACACAACAATACCGTCGCACTACCGGAGGATCTTTTCCTGTATACGGCAACCGACAATGGGCAAACAACTGCTACCAAGAGTGAACTATGA
- the LOC128738479 gene encoding zinc finger HIT domain-containing protein 3: MVQKCAVCGENDKKYKCKTCEVPYCSLECYKKHQEVTCKPVQNEPLFKEDRQPQRTLLYTTVDTVEADKLELLRQSDHLKNLLYNPHLRQLLQEIDSASDARRAIRVAMMEPLFVEFADECLKVVDPPDANETQELLLTSS; this comes from the exons ATGGTTCAAAAGTGCGCGGTTTGTggtgaaaatgataaaaagtatAAGTGTAAAACCTGTGAAGTTCCCTA TTGTTCTTTAGAGTGCTACAAAAAACACCAAGAAGTGACCTGTAAACCCGTGCAAAATGAACCACTATTCAAGGAGGATCGGCAACCCCAGAGAACCCTGCTGTACACAACTGTTGACACTGTAGAGGCAGACAAGCTGGAACTATTAC GTCAATCGGATCACCTGAAAAATCTACTCTACAACCCCCACCTCCGACAACTACTGCAAGAGATAGACTCCGCCTCGGACGCTAGACGAGCCATTCGAGTGGCCATGATGGAACCCCTGTTCGTGGAATTCGCAGACGAGTGTCTGAAGGTTGTTGACCCTCCGGacgcaaatgaaacacaagagCTTCTTCTAACTTCGTCCTAA
- the LOC128738478 gene encoding beta-glucuronidase isoform X2, giving the protein MKLLATIGQMIRRKPRRMAFLTALTFLIMGTIGYMVNTVFGAMFTNGNETSTTGLLYPVESETREVKKLDGMWNFLRADIGDPGKGIREKWFNDDLSKIRPTIAMPVPSSYNDVTEDAALRDHVGTVWYDRRFFVPKSWGSQRVFVRFGSVHYEAIVWINGLQVARHEFGHLPFEADVSSVLHYGTENRITVLCDNVLLQTTVPQGKIVSQPADGGSEVVQTYTFDFFNYAGIHRSVALYTVPRVFIREVVVNTDLTGNEGQIYYTVDSSVNATNDLQATVKVIDKNGTVVGVDTATGASLKGVITVKNVKPWWPFLMHEEPGYMYTMEVTLEGKSNEASEPVGEIYDVYRLKVGVRVLEWNNTSFLINGQPIYFRGFGRHEDSDIRGKGLDYALLTKDFNLLKWVGANAYRTSHYPYSEESMQFADEHGIMIIDECPSVDTESYSQILLEKHKSSVEQLIHRDRNHPSVVMWSIANEPRTNQMAADAYFEAVAKYTRELDPSRPVTAAIAVGVDDDKAAKHLDIVSFNRYNGWYQNAGKLNMITSRVMDEARAWNSKHKKPVLMSEYGADTMEGLHLLPAYIWSEDYQSQVFSRHFRAFDRLRQEKFFIGEFVWNFADFKTAQTYTRVGGNKKGIFTRNRQPKAAAYLLRQRYHALAKEHNNTVALPEDLFLYTATDNGQTTATKSEL; this is encoded by the exons ATGAAGTTATTAGCAACTATCGGTCAAATGATCAGGAGGAAGCCTCGAAGAATGGCCTTCTTGACAG CATTAACGTTTCTGATTATGGGAACCATCGGCTACATGGTTAACACAGTATTCGGAGCAATGTTCACCAATGGCAACGAAACCTCGACGACGGGTTTGTTGTACCCCGT TGAATCAGAAACAAGAGAGGTAAAAAAACTGGACGGAATGTGGAATTTTCTTCGTGCCGATATTGGCGACCCTGGGAAGGGAATCCGAGAAAAGTGGTTCAACGATGATCTGAGTAAGATTCGACCGACCATAGCGATGCCGGTGCCGAGCAGCTACAACGACGTAACGGAAGATGCCGCCCTGCGGGATCACGTCGGTACGGTGTGGTACGATCGGCGATTCTTCGTCCCGAAGTCCTGGGGCAGCCAGCGAGTGTTCGTGCGCTTCGGGTCGGTACACTACGAAGCCATTGTG TGGATCAACGGTCTGCAGGTTGCCAGGCATGAGTTCGGTCATTTACCATTCGAAGCTGACGTCAGCAGTGTGCTCCATTACGGGACGGAAAACCGCATAACGGTACTGTGTGATAATGTTTTGCTACAAACTACGGTTCCACAGGGTAAAATAGTGAGCCAACCGGCAGATGGAGGTTCTGAAGTAGTGCAAACATATACATTCGACTTCTTCAACTACGCCGGCATTCATCGGTCCGTAGCACTGTACACGGTGCCACGGGTGTTCATCCGTGAAGTTGTGGTTAACACTGATCTAACGGGCAACGAGGGTCAAATCTACTATACGGTGGATAGCAGTGTAAACGCGACCAACGACCTTCAGGCCACGGTAAAAGTAATTGATAAGAATGGAACGGTAGTAGGAGTAGATACTGCCACCGGTGCGAGCCTGAAGGGTGTGATTACGGTAAAGAACGTTAAACCCTGGTGGCCCTTTTTGATGCACGAGGAACCAGGCTACATGTACACAATGGAGGTGACGCTAGAGGGCAAGTCTAATGAGGCTTCCGAGCCGGTGGGTGAAATTTATGACGTCTATCGGTTAAAGGTTGGTGTGAGAGTGCTGGAGTGGAATAATACCTCATTTCTGATTAATGGACAGCCGATTTATTTCCGTGGATTCGGTCGGCATGAGGATTCCGAT ATTCGGGGTAAAGGTCTAGATTACGCCCTACTGACGAAAGATTTTAATCTGCTTAAGTGGGTCGGTGCTAACGCATACCGGACATCCCACTATCCATACTCGGAGGAGAGCATGCAGTTTGCAGACGAGCATGGAATTATGATTATCGATGAGTGTCCCAGCGTAGACACGGA GAGCTATTCTCAGATCCTTCTGGAGAAGCACAAATCCAGCGTGGAACAATTGATCCATCGAGATCGCAATCATCCCAGTGTCGTGATGTGGTCCATCGCGAATGAACCTCGTACAAACCAGATGGCAGCGGACGCATATTTTGAGGCTGTGGCAAAATACACCCGGGAATTGGATCCCTCTCGACCAGTGACAGCTGCAATTGCTGTTGGAGTTGATGATGATAAGGCG GCCAAGCATTTGGACATCGTGAGCTTTAACAGGTACAATGGATGGTATCAAAATGCTGGCAAACTGAACATGATTACTAGTCGAGTGATGGATGAGGCGCGTGCATGGAATTCCAAGCACAAAAAACCAGTGCTGATGTCCGAGTACGGAGCGGACACCATGGAAGGTCTTCATCTG CTACCTGCTTACATCTGGTCCGAGGACTACCAATCACAGGTATTTAGCCGTCACTTCCGTGCCTTCGATCGGCTTCGGCAGGAAAAATTCTTCATCGGGGAATTTGTGTGGAACTTTGCCGATTTTAAAACTGCTCAAA CGTACACGCGGGTGGGTGGTAACAAGAAGGGAATCTTTACGCGCAACCGACAACCGAAGGCTGCCGCCTATTTGTTGCGCCAGCGATACCATGCGCTGGCCAAAGAACACAACAATACCGTCGCACTACCGGAGGATCTTTTCCTGTATACGGCAACCGACAATGGGCAAACAACTGCTACCAAGAGTGAACTATGA
- the LOC128738478 gene encoding beta-glucuronidase isoform X1, whose protein sequence is MLKVSPLTSSNSWWRIQVLGKLVAWYNALTFLIMGTIGYMVNTVFGAMFTNGNETSTTGLLYPVESETREVKKLDGMWNFLRADIGDPGKGIREKWFNDDLSKIRPTIAMPVPSSYNDVTEDAALRDHVGTVWYDRRFFVPKSWGSQRVFVRFGSVHYEAIVWINGLQVARHEFGHLPFEADVSSVLHYGTENRITVLCDNVLLQTTVPQGKIVSQPADGGSEVVQTYTFDFFNYAGIHRSVALYTVPRVFIREVVVNTDLTGNEGQIYYTVDSSVNATNDLQATVKVIDKNGTVVGVDTATGASLKGVITVKNVKPWWPFLMHEEPGYMYTMEVTLEGKSNEASEPVGEIYDVYRLKVGVRVLEWNNTSFLINGQPIYFRGFGRHEDSDIRGKGLDYALLTKDFNLLKWVGANAYRTSHYPYSEESMQFADEHGIMIIDECPSVDTESYSQILLEKHKSSVEQLIHRDRNHPSVVMWSIANEPRTNQMAADAYFEAVAKYTRELDPSRPVTAAIAVGVDDDKAAKHLDIVSFNRYNGWYQNAGKLNMITSRVMDEARAWNSKHKKPVLMSEYGADTMEGLHLLPAYIWSEDYQSQVFSRHFRAFDRLRQEKFFIGEFVWNFADFKTAQTYTRVGGNKKGIFTRNRQPKAAAYLLRQRYHALAKEHNNTVALPEDLFLYTATDNGQTTATKSEL, encoded by the exons CATTAACGTTTCTGATTATGGGAACCATCGGCTACATGGTTAACACAGTATTCGGAGCAATGTTCACCAATGGCAACGAAACCTCGACGACGGGTTTGTTGTACCCCGT TGAATCAGAAACAAGAGAGGTAAAAAAACTGGACGGAATGTGGAATTTTCTTCGTGCCGATATTGGCGACCCTGGGAAGGGAATCCGAGAAAAGTGGTTCAACGATGATCTGAGTAAGATTCGACCGACCATAGCGATGCCGGTGCCGAGCAGCTACAACGACGTAACGGAAGATGCCGCCCTGCGGGATCACGTCGGTACGGTGTGGTACGATCGGCGATTCTTCGTCCCGAAGTCCTGGGGCAGCCAGCGAGTGTTCGTGCGCTTCGGGTCGGTACACTACGAAGCCATTGTG TGGATCAACGGTCTGCAGGTTGCCAGGCATGAGTTCGGTCATTTACCATTCGAAGCTGACGTCAGCAGTGTGCTCCATTACGGGACGGAAAACCGCATAACGGTACTGTGTGATAATGTTTTGCTACAAACTACGGTTCCACAGGGTAAAATAGTGAGCCAACCGGCAGATGGAGGTTCTGAAGTAGTGCAAACATATACATTCGACTTCTTCAACTACGCCGGCATTCATCGGTCCGTAGCACTGTACACGGTGCCACGGGTGTTCATCCGTGAAGTTGTGGTTAACACTGATCTAACGGGCAACGAGGGTCAAATCTACTATACGGTGGATAGCAGTGTAAACGCGACCAACGACCTTCAGGCCACGGTAAAAGTAATTGATAAGAATGGAACGGTAGTAGGAGTAGATACTGCCACCGGTGCGAGCCTGAAGGGTGTGATTACGGTAAAGAACGTTAAACCCTGGTGGCCCTTTTTGATGCACGAGGAACCAGGCTACATGTACACAATGGAGGTGACGCTAGAGGGCAAGTCTAATGAGGCTTCCGAGCCGGTGGGTGAAATTTATGACGTCTATCGGTTAAAGGTTGGTGTGAGAGTGCTGGAGTGGAATAATACCTCATTTCTGATTAATGGACAGCCGATTTATTTCCGTGGATTCGGTCGGCATGAGGATTCCGAT ATTCGGGGTAAAGGTCTAGATTACGCCCTACTGACGAAAGATTTTAATCTGCTTAAGTGGGTCGGTGCTAACGCATACCGGACATCCCACTATCCATACTCGGAGGAGAGCATGCAGTTTGCAGACGAGCATGGAATTATGATTATCGATGAGTGTCCCAGCGTAGACACGGA GAGCTATTCTCAGATCCTTCTGGAGAAGCACAAATCCAGCGTGGAACAATTGATCCATCGAGATCGCAATCATCCCAGTGTCGTGATGTGGTCCATCGCGAATGAACCTCGTACAAACCAGATGGCAGCGGACGCATATTTTGAGGCTGTGGCAAAATACACCCGGGAATTGGATCCCTCTCGACCAGTGACAGCTGCAATTGCTGTTGGAGTTGATGATGATAAGGCG GCCAAGCATTTGGACATCGTGAGCTTTAACAGGTACAATGGATGGTATCAAAATGCTGGCAAACTGAACATGATTACTAGTCGAGTGATGGATGAGGCGCGTGCATGGAATTCCAAGCACAAAAAACCAGTGCTGATGTCCGAGTACGGAGCGGACACCATGGAAGGTCTTCATCTG CTACCTGCTTACATCTGGTCCGAGGACTACCAATCACAGGTATTTAGCCGTCACTTCCGTGCCTTCGATCGGCTTCGGCAGGAAAAATTCTTCATCGGGGAATTTGTGTGGAACTTTGCCGATTTTAAAACTGCTCAAA CGTACACGCGGGTGGGTGGTAACAAGAAGGGAATCTTTACGCGCAACCGACAACCGAAGGCTGCCGCCTATTTGTTGCGCCAGCGATACCATGCGCTGGCCAAAGAACACAACAATACCGTCGCACTACCGGAGGATCTTTTCCTGTATACGGCAACCGACAATGGGCAAACAACTGCTACCAAGAGTGAACTATGA